A segment of the Tautonia marina genome:
CTGGCCTTCCCTGGCCGGCGCCTTTGCGGAGTCCGTTTCGGATCTTGCTCGTCTGCGTTTTGGAGTCCTCGGTAGCTTCCCCCGCCGGCAAAACCGCCGCGCAGGGAAGCCGGTCGATCATCCCGAGGTCCGGTTTCAACGGGTTTATCGTCGCGGCCGGTTACACGGCTTGAGATGATCTCGGGGGGTCGGCTGGAAGCCGGGTCGATCAACGGCCCGCGATTCACGGCCCGCGACGTGTGGGCGGTTGCGCCAGGGAGGCGACGAGCCTGGCCTCAGCACCCAAATTCGGTTATCATTTTTGTTTGTCGAAGAATCGCCTACTTCGGGAGGACCTGGTGCGGCCGATCACGAGCCTGATCCTGATCCCGCTCTTCGTGCTCTGCCCCATCGTCTGCGGGGCCTCGGCACCGGTTTGCAGCATGGACTTCATCAGGGCCTGGACCGACTCGGGCGTCCCTGATCGCGGTTCCGACCGGGATTGCTGCCCAGGAGACGAGAACGACCTCCCGCGGGATGACGACGATTGCCTCTGCAAGGGGGCTGTCCAGGCCGACGGTCCCCGGTTCGACGACGGTGACCGCGAGAACCTCTCACCTTCCCTCGGCTGCCTGCCGTTCGACAATTCTCCCTTCCATTCCCTCCCCCTGGACGCTCTGCCCCGATCCGGTTCTCTGATCGGCTGGGCCTCCCAGGTCGGCGCTGGTCGCGTGCGCGCCGTGCTCCAGAACTTCCGCTGCTGATCCCCCGCACCTGACCGGACGGGCTCCCAAGGTGCCGTTGCGCGCCGGTTCGATCCGGTCCTGTCTCGGCCTCCTCGGGCCGGGCCCTCGTGCTGTCAACACGTCCATCCGCCCGGCGCCGGCCCCCGGAGTCGTCGGCGGAAGCCCGACCGCACACCTCCTTTCTTCTCGCGGGGATCGAACCATGAAGCGGACCTTGCTCATCACCGCGCCCGTCCTGGCAGCGGTGATCCTCCTCGGCGTCGGCGTGGCCATCGCCCGGCCCGATTGGCTCCCTCCCTGGGCACGGATCGCCCCGGGGCGGTTGCCCGTCTGGGCCCGCTTCGGGGCCTCGGCCTCGGCGACGGCCGGCGCGGTCGACTATGGCCTGTATTGCCGGGAGCACGGGGCGCCGGAGAAGTTCTGCACCCTCTGCCACCCCGAGCTGGAGGAGACGCTCCTGCTCTGCCCCGAGCACGGGAACATCCCGGAGGACCTTTGCACCCTCTGCCATCCCGAGGTCGAGCAGCAATACGACCTGGTGATGTGTCCCGAGGGGCACGGGCTGCCGGAACACTTCTGCGTCGAATGCGGCAACGGCCCTGGCGCCTCGGCCGCCCTGCCCGACGACGGCTGGTGTGCGACGCACAAGACCCCCGAGGTCCTCTGCATCGAATGCCTGCGCGATCCGAAGGCACATGACGCCGAAGCTGGCGCCAGGGTCTGCAGCCAGCCGCTGCCGGTCGTCAGGTTTGCCACCGCCGACCTGGCCAGGAAGATCGGCTTGGAGACGGTCCCGGTGACCGCGGAACGCCACGTCCACCACGCCGAGGCCAACGCCGAGACGGACTACAACGGCAACCGCCACGCCGAAATTTACCCCCGAGTCACCGGCTACCTGCGCGAGATCCGGGTCGACCTGGGTGACGTGGTGAGCGTCGGCGACGTTTTGGCCGTGGTCGACTCGGCCGAGGTCAGCGGCGTCAAGTCCCGGCTCATCTCGGCCCGGGCGGCCCTTGAGCTGGCCCGGGTCGAATACGAGCGCACCCAGGCCCTGGCCCAGCGCAACGCCGTCGCCTCGAAGCAGGTTCTGGAGGCATTGACCGTCCTGAACCAGGCCGAGGCGAACGCCCTGGAAGCCACCCAGACCCTCCGCAACCTCGGTTTCGACGAAGAGGACCTGCGGCGGATCGAGACGGAGAAGGACACCTCCAGCCTGCTGGAGATTGTCTCGCCGCTGGGCGGCTCGGTCATCTTCCGGCACGCTGTCCTCGGCGAGGCGGTCCAACCGACAACCAAGCTTTTCGGCGTCGCCGACAAGGCGACCATGTGGCTCTGGATCGATGTCTACGAGCAAGACATCGACCGAGTGGAGGTCGGACAGCGCGTGTCCTTCCATGCCGCCGGAGCCGGACGCTCGGCCGACGCCCCCTCCTCCAACGGCACCGTGACCTGGGTCGGCTCGGAGGTCGACAAAACGACACGGACCACCCGAGTCCGGGCCGAGCTGGAGAATCCCAGCGGACGGCTCCGCGCCAACCTTTTCGGCCAGGCAAGAATTCAGGTCGCGCCGGAGCACGACGCCCTGGTCATCCCCCGAGACGCCCTCCAGCGGCACGAGGGGACCGACCTGGTCTTCCTCCCGCTCGGCGGGGGACGATTCCGCCCGCAGCGGGTGGTGATCGAGCCCACCGACCGCCCCGGGTTCGTCGAAGTCGCCTGGGGCCTGGAGCCAGGCCAGGAGGTGGTCACCGACGCCGGATTCCTGCTCAAGACCGAGATCATGAAGGGCGCCATCGGCGCCGGCTGCTGCGAATGATCGCCCCGCCGACGGAGGTGCCCCCCCCATGCTTAGCGCACTGATCGATTTCAGCCTGAAGAACCGCTTCGTCATCCTGCTGCTGGCCGGCCTGCTCGTCTTCGTGGGCGTGCGATCGGCCTTCGAGCTGCCGCTGGATGCCTTTCCCGACACGACGCCCGTGCAGGTGCAGATCAACACGACCGCCCCGGAGCTGTCGCCGGAGGAGGTCGAGCGCTTGATCACGTTCCCGGTCGAGTACGCCCTCGGCGGCCTGAAAGGCTTGAAGGAGGTGCGTTCGGTCTCGAAGTTCGGCTTCTCGCAGGTGGTGGCGATCTTCACCGATGCCACAGACATCTACTTCGCCCGCCAGCAGGTGAACGAGCGGCTCGGCGAGGTCGAGCTGCCCGAGGGGATCGCCCGGCCGACGATGGGCCCCGTCGCCACCGGTCTGGGCGAGATCTACCACTACGTCCTGCGGAGCAACGATCCCGAGATCAACCTGACCGAGCTGCGGACGCTCCAGGACTGGGTCATCCGCCCTCGCCTGCGCCGGGTGCCGGGCGTGGCCGAGGTCAACGCCTGGGGCGGCTTCGTCAAGCAGTTCGAGGTTCGGGCCGACCCGGACCTGCTGGCCAAGTACAGCCTGACGCTCAATGACGTGATCACTGCCTTGCGCTCGAACAATCAGAACGCCGGCGGCGGCTACGTCGTCCGCTCTGGCCAGGCGAGCCTGGTGCAGGGCGTGGGGCGAACGACGACCGTCGAGCAGATCGCCGAGGTCGTCGTCGCGGCCGAGGACGGCGTGCCGGTCCGGGTCAAGGATCTCGGCGAGGTCGGCATCGGCCACGTCATCCGCCGGGGCGGCGTCACTGCCGGGGGCGAGGGCGAGACGGTGCTCGGCCTGGCCTTCATGCGTATGGGGGAGAACTCCCGCGAGGTGACCCACGCCCTTGACGCGGCAATGGCCGAGGTCGAGCAAGCCCTGCCGCCGGGCGTTGAGGTCGAGGTGCTTTACCGGCGGACCGACCTGGTGAACCAGGTCCTGCACACCGTCCGCGACAACCTCTTCCACGGGGCGATCCTGGTCATCGCCGTGCTGTTCGCCTTCCTGGGCAACATCCGCGCGGGCTTGATCGTGGCGTCGGCCATCCCGCTGTCGATGCTCTTCGCCGTGACGATGATGCAGAAGGTGGGCATCGCCGGCAGCCTCCTGTCGCTCGGGGCCATCGACTTCGGCCTGGTGGTGGACAGCTCGGTGGTCATGGTCGAGAACTGCGTCCGACGCCTCGGGCACGACCGATCGGGCCGGAGCAAGCTGGAGGTCATCCGAGACGCCGCCGTCGAGGTCCGCCGGCCGACGATGTTCGGCGAGTTGATCATCATGATTGTGTATCTTCCGATCCTCACGTTGCAGGGGACCGAGGGGAAGCTGTTCCGGCCGATGGCCCTGACGGTGATCTTTGCGCTGCTCGGGTCGCTGGTGCTGTCGCTCACGCTGATGCCGGTACTCGCCTCGCTCGGCCTGTCGAGGCGTGCTCGCGAGAAAAAGACGATCGTCGACCGGCTGGCCCACTGGCTGTTCCAGCCGGTGCTGCGCCGGGCGCTGAACCACCCGATGCTGACGCTCGTCTTTGTCGGATCGGTGACCGTGGGGGCGACAATCCTGGGCCTGGGCCTGGGCTCGGAGTTCGTCCCCCGGCTCTACGAGGGGTCGGTCGTCATCAACACGGTCCGCCTGGCGGGCGTTGACCTGGACGAGTCGCTCCGCTACGGCTCGCACATCGAGCGGATTTTGAAGGAGGAGTTCCCCGACGAGATCGAGGACATCTGGAGCCGCACCGGGACGGCCGAGGTCGCCACCGACCCGATGGGCCTGGAGGTGAGCGACGTCTTCATCACCCTCACACCCCGCGAGCAATGGAAGCGGGCCGAGACGCAGGAACAGCTGGTCGCCCGGATGGCTCGGGTGACCGAGGTCTTGCCCGGGATGCGCGCCATCTACGTCCAGCCCATCGAGATGCGGATCAACGAGATGATCGCCGGCATCCGCGCCGACCTCGGAGTGAAGCTCTTTGGCCCCGACCTGGAGGTGCTCAAAGCGAAGGCCGCCGCAATCCAGGAGGTGGTGGAGCAGGTCCCCGGGGCCGCCGACGTGACGACCGAGCAGGTCACCGGCCTGCCGGTGCTCCGCGTCGAGGTCGACCGCGAGGCGCTGGCGCGGCACGGCGTCTCGGCCGAGCAGGTGCTCGACGCGGTCCGGGCGACCGGCGGTCTGCAGGTCGGCGAGGTGCTGGAGCCCGACCGCCGCTTCCCGCTGGCGATCCGCCTGCCCGAGAAGTACCGCGACGATCCGGCGGCGCTGGACCGCATCCTGATCCCCACCGCCTCCGGCCAGCGGCTTCCGCTGACACAACTGGCCCGGCTGGAGGAGGTCGAGGGCCCCTCGACGATCAACCGCGAGTGGGGCATGCGGCGGATCATCGTGCAGGCGAACATCCGGGGCCGCGACCTCGGCTCCTTCGTCGACGAGGCCCGCGAT
Coding sequences within it:
- a CDS encoding efflux RND transporter permease subunit codes for the protein MLSALIDFSLKNRFVILLLAGLLVFVGVRSAFELPLDAFPDTTPVQVQINTTAPELSPEEVERLITFPVEYALGGLKGLKEVRSVSKFGFSQVVAIFTDATDIYFARQQVNERLGEVELPEGIARPTMGPVATGLGEIYHYVLRSNDPEINLTELRTLQDWVIRPRLRRVPGVAEVNAWGGFVKQFEVRADPDLLAKYSLTLNDVITALRSNNQNAGGGYVVRSGQASLVQGVGRTTTVEQIAEVVVAAEDGVPVRVKDLGEVGIGHVIRRGGVTAGGEGETVLGLAFMRMGENSREVTHALDAAMAEVEQALPPGVEVEVLYRRTDLVNQVLHTVRDNLFHGAILVIAVLFAFLGNIRAGLIVASAIPLSMLFAVTMMQKVGIAGSLLSLGAIDFGLVVDSSVVMVENCVRRLGHDRSGRSKLEVIRDAAVEVRRPTMFGELIIMIVYLPILTLQGTEGKLFRPMALTVIFALLGSLVLSLTLMPVLASLGLSRRAREKKTIVDRLAHWLFQPVLRRALNHPMLTLVFVGSVTVGATILGLGLGSEFVPRLYEGSVVINTVRLAGVDLDESLRYGSHIERILKEEFPDEIEDIWSRTGTAEVATDPMGLEVSDVFITLTPREQWKRAETQEQLVARMARVTEVLPGMRAIYVQPIEMRINEMIAGIRADLGVKLFGPDLEVLKAKAAAIQEVVEQVPGAADVTTEQVTGLPVLRVEVDREALARHGVSAEQVLDAVRATGGLQVGEVLEPDRRFPLAIRLPEKYRDDPAALDRILIPTASGQRLPLTQLARLEEVEGPSTINREWGMRRIIVQANIRGRDLGSFVDEARDRITQKVELPPGYSVEYGGQYENLIRAERRLYLVVPLALGLILSLLYLSFGSVRDALMIFTGVLFARVGGVLGLWVMDLPFTISAGIGFVALAGIAMLDGLVLVSSIRDRMAQGVPKREAIEQAREARLRPVLMTSTVAALGFVPMMLSTGIGAEVQRPLATVVVFGVVSDTLLTMLALPVLYLLFGKGPESDRLARRGDHEHRLKELHEPAPAGA
- a CDS encoding efflux RND transporter periplasmic adaptor subunit → MKRTLLITAPVLAAVILLGVGVAIARPDWLPPWARIAPGRLPVWARFGASASATAGAVDYGLYCREHGAPEKFCTLCHPELEETLLLCPEHGNIPEDLCTLCHPEVEQQYDLVMCPEGHGLPEHFCVECGNGPGASAALPDDGWCATHKTPEVLCIECLRDPKAHDAEAGARVCSQPLPVVRFATADLARKIGLETVPVTAERHVHHAEANAETDYNGNRHAEIYPRVTGYLREIRVDLGDVVSVGDVLAVVDSAEVSGVKSRLISARAALELARVEYERTQALAQRNAVASKQVLEALTVLNQAEANALEATQTLRNLGFDEEDLRRIETEKDTSSLLEIVSPLGGSVIFRHAVLGEAVQPTTKLFGVADKATMWLWIDVYEQDIDRVEVGQRVSFHAAGAGRSADAPSSNGTVTWVGSEVDKTTRTTRVRAELENPSGRLRANLFGQARIQVAPEHDALVIPRDALQRHEGTDLVFLPLGGGRFRPQRVVIEPTDRPGFVEVAWGLEPGQEVVTDAGFLLKTEIMKGAIGAGCCE